A genome region from Musa acuminata AAA Group cultivar baxijiao chromosome BXJ3-5, Cavendish_Baxijiao_AAA, whole genome shotgun sequence includes the following:
- the LOC135638901 gene encoding uncharacterized protein At3g49140-like encodes MLTMMDFALANGLLPSPLRSPLSLLVGAGRKCYSRGVGGGNQRFFGRGIWDLQHARTKSRVRSGLEDADSLRRNSKPLYHPFEEIEELVASSDDEERRLTDAETARTIIEVNSKAAVMFSGFIDDQVHENIIWPEFPYLTDEQGDIYFEVNKEKEVLQSLVTDDKLVKVIIGLDNIEMLAEMEVLGPSDLEFEVEEISSSEDDIDDESEEDVMAILDEVDQLLSSENISDWTNLETMQSCHPIYFAKKMEESISNVNLDWMDQPPASIVIQGHLRPAFAEESINIKKLPYAGEFDMDQSLQSGATFYKLEMLNIQIVSAYGNQSTVKIHNFREARPDVLAHSAVNIISRLKAGGEKISQALKLLCIRQKSIHVEEAVVIGVDSLGFDLRICSGRQVQTLRFAFGTQATSEFGAERQLHDLLFPRLQQTWQQAHQGVDSRHI; translated from the exons atGTTGACGATGATGGACTTCGCCCTCGCAAATGGTCTGCTGCCTTCGCCGTTGCGGTCACCTCTGTCGCTTCTCGTGGGCGCCGGCCGCAAGTGCTATAGCCGTGGCGTCGGCGGTGGCAACCAGAGGTTCTTTGGACGAGGAATTTGGGATCTTCAGCACGCGAG GACGAAATCGAGAGTCCGTTCTGGGCTAGAGGATGCGGATTCGCTGAGAAGAAACTCGAAGCCACTATACCACCCTTTCGAGGAAATCGAAGAGCTAGTTGCTTCCAGTGACGATGAGGAGAGGCGCCTCACTGATGCCGAGACCGCAAGAACCATAATTGAG GTCAATAGCAAAGCAGCCGTCATGTTTTCAGGATTTATCGATGATCAAGTCCATGAGAATATTATCTGGCCTGAATTTCCCTATCTAACTGATGAACAAGGAG ATATATATTTTGAGGTGAATAAGGAGAAAGAAGTTCTTCAAAGTTTGGTTACAGATGATAAGTTAGTG AAAGTTATAATTGGCTTGGACAATATAGAAATGCTAGCTGAGATGGAAGTGTTAGGGCCATCTGATCTTGAATTTGAAGTAGAAGAAATCTCAAGCAGTGAAGATGACATTGATGATGAATCCGAAGAG GATGTGATGGCTATTCTTGACGAAGTAGATCAACTTCTCTCGTCTGAGAATATAAGTGATTGGACAAATTTGGAAACAATGCAGTCTTGTCATCCAATATATTTTGCTAAGAAAATGGAGGAG TCTATATCAAATGTTAATTTGGACTGGATGGATCAGCCTCCTGCTAGCATTGTCATCCAAGGTCATTTGAGACCTGCCTTTGCTGAAGAGAGCATAAATATCAAAAAGCTTCCTTATGCTG GAGAATTTGATATGGATCAAAGTCTGCAGAGTGGAGCTACATTTTACAAACTGGAGATGCTTAATATTCAGATAGTCTCTGCATACGGAAATCAG TCAACAGTAAAAATCCATAATTTTCGGGAAGCCCGACCAGATGTTCTTGCACATTCTGCTGTGAACATCATATCTCGCTTAAAAGCTGGTGGGGAAAAGATATCTCAAGCTCTTAAATTGCTATGTATTAGGCAAAAGAGTATTCATGTGGAG GAGGCTGTTGTAATTGGGGTGGACAGTCTTGGTTTTGACTTGAGAATTTGCTCAGGAAGGCAAGTCCAAACTCTAAGATTTGCATTTGGCACACAA GCCACATCAGAGTTTGGCGCGGAAAGACAGCTCCATGATCTTCTCTTTCCGAGGCTTCAGCAGACATGGCAACAAGCTCATCAGGGAGTCGACAGTCGACACATTTGA
- the LOC135638623 gene encoding UDP-D-apiose/UDP-D-xylose synthase 2-like, with translation MAETPHTVLAVDVYNDKIKHLLDLPAPETEAGQDARRHPWRGRIQFHRLNIKHDSRLEGLIKMSNLTINLAAICTPADYNTRLLDTIYGNFIDALPVVRYCSENNKRLIHFSTCEVYGKTIGSFLPKDHPLRTVHTTSL, from the exons ATGGCGGAAACGCCCCACACGGTGCTGGCGGTGGACGTCTACAACGACAAGATAAAGCACCTCCTCGACCTGCCGGCGCCGGAGACGGAGGCTGGGCAGGACGCCCGCCGCCACCCCTGGCGCGGCAGGATCCAGTTCCACCGCCTCAACATCAAGCACGACTCCAGGCTTGAGGGCCTCATCAAGATGTCCAATCTG ACGATCAACCTGGCGGCAATATGCACGCCAGCGGATTACAACACCCGCCTGCTAGACACCATCTACGGCAATTTCATCGACGCTCTCCCCGTT GTGAGGTATTGTTCAGAGAACAACAAGCGCCTTATTCACTTCTCCACTTGTGAAGTGTATGGGAAAACAATTGGAAGCTTCCTGCCCAAGGATCACCCTCTAAGAACTGTGCACACTACATCCCTTTGA